In Erpetoichthys calabaricus chromosome 6, fErpCal1.3, whole genome shotgun sequence, one genomic interval encodes:
- the bphl gene encoding valacyclovir hydrolase encodes MAWVSCTNLLSSFRATLASVKGAPVWAPRLLSPYSTFVKSGMKNVNGVHLHYQQTGSGSHAVLLLPGALGSSHTDFGPQLDYLNKEYFTVVAWDPRGYGKSIPPERDFPLDFFSRDAGDAVALMKALSFNKFSMLGWSDGGITALTAAAVYPSVMNKLVVWGANAYVTQEDLQLYNAVRDVSTWSEKMRKPMEKIYGPEYFAKTWLKWVEGISQFALQPDGNICREILPQIVCPTLIIHGQKDPMVPNFHPEFLHKHIKNSRLHLMPEGKHNLHLRFSKDFNKLVEEFLLER; translated from the exons ATGGCGTGGGTGTCGTGCACGAACTTGTTGAGCTCTTTTAGGGCTACACTGGCATCAGTGAAGGGCGCCCCTGTCTGGGCACCGAGACTGTTGAGTCCGTACAG CACTTTTGTGAAATCTGGcatgaaaaatgtcaatggtgTACACCTGCATTACCAACAAACAGGAAGTGGCAGTCATGCAGTTTTACTTCTTCCTGGAGCCCTAG gtAGCAGCCACACTGACTTTGGGCCTCAGCTTGATTATCTAAACAAAGAATACTTCACAGTTGTGGCCTGGGATCCTAGAGGATATGGAAAGTCCATACCCCCTGAAAGAGACTTTCCTCTGGATTTTTTCTCACGAGATGCTGGTGATGCTGTAGCTCTAATGAAG gCTTTATCATTTAACAAGTTTTCTATGCTTGGCTGGAGTGACGGTGGAATTACAGCACTAACTGCTGCTGCAGTATACCCCTCAGTTATGAATAAGCTGGTTGTTTGGGGAGCAAATGCATACGTTACACAAGAGGATTTACAGCTTTATAATG cTGTTCGAGATGTATCTACCTGGAGTGAAAAGATGAGGAAACCAATGGAGAAAATTTATGGACCAGAGTATTTTGCTAAAACCTGGTTGAAGTGGGTTGAGGGCATTAGTCAGTTTGCACTCCAGCCAGATG GGAATATTTGTCGAGAGATATTACCACAGATTGTTTGTCCAACATTAATTATTCATGGACAGAAAGATCCCATGGTACCAAATTTCCATCCAGAATTTCTTCACAAGCATATCAAGAATTCTCG GTTGCATTTGATGCCAGAGGGGAAACATAATTTGCATCtgagattttcaaaagattttaaCAAACTAGTTGAAGAATTTCTTCTAGAAAGATGA